From the Solea senegalensis isolate Sse05_10M linkage group LG16, IFAPA_SoseM_1, whole genome shotgun sequence genome, one window contains:
- the LOC122783396 gene encoding uncharacterized protein LOC122783396 yields the protein MGTSVVGRNRAGSKVGLENVGGGMVSKFDNGSIGLVLVDSKSGCGPRLVSEVDAGIHHHRCESRDKYDKGSRASIKNGSEIRMGPQVKTRPGGRDFEGKVQSGVAIENMGLSVKEGHRGATTGEKNGRVLAKSEYSAEATPSILSDTENRDGPRNEPEIGAESDQEIKPEFQAGNQAKVSSKQVENVIVKEAGIGPKVNNEVYSAEYRVDAKLNKEVKMTAEPDTVQEAVVLDEIGSNNVESAIVSEVLDSTETTDKAVTGHKNETAPTYQSDKKPLDIDKSETSHKKKGSRSQKSKSSKSSSRTRPGTATGLRPGMVSPHISRGLGDLESPAPSDGIESTWPRRIIVRKRTVRQGGALHNLPILPPLPSVLSALEKRRPQALLQLRSENLPTSIINFVGRCSLKEPSNLESAQVASLVGRASLKEQNLEHWRVCRELDEHRTLGSKEKDAEISKKMKREERTATEEEGRDERDKRTKVGEEKENVTVFEGLVEETKQEMRLDEHEVQANANKSTKVENDAETMSDKLVGIKDGIKERHGQELEVVKLQKEESEVEGGETLGDQRGPESWDAVLDMVNTLWDDGWEKGGKGGEGDTDSFSGSLQRWPLLRPPVGFGGSHPPSSAASELSLTELERRARELDSDLEHLDLSQPQRDKRDLNNTLLEPQRQRADMYQTHPGPQREKVALLTGVGSRSQVTLELTSMASPASDTDRPVDWTSQGTGTSTAGTSSTKEDSSPDSNITLESDSSGVFLSLSNQSQEDGGSDSDQPVSGSDLGSSTSLEKDAEDGGLKEWGREESAELQWCYPSLLETSHDDSGFSKTEPTQCGEGDEQSMRESERQSKEIPPRKKVTLRGIESPLALSPSKQAVRHFLDPNQKPIRSSGLDCGDIDPFVQSDSFVYLAVSARRASQGEVTALTEVTTLDTKQDLIQTRLDNMMPHFGSMTTHLDWSNPEQAAKLTHLGPQKPEEGDFLCTDSFVYLAAPACLLLGPPGSTAYSGRDSDSESSGSGPVDVSVLGCDSVAGDSDWDSDLSDSDPSRSSRNCAAGNKSAGVSRPKRLPNEPDWDLFGEATEPEVLTELFTEQDRNNNGKARTVTGVTTCMQGTPGIPMATQPVTPPVNPSTTIEQSSTTKKVTWQFKPTQRSVCTGSRKEKEKDVTSSTSFVRFTEMDGGETHRPPPSSSSSSSSSPSSSSSG from the exons ATGGGCACCAGTGTTGTGGGTAGGAATAGAGCTGGGTCAAAGGTTGGCCTTGAAAATGTAGGTGGTGGGATGGTTTCCAAGTTTGATAATGGGAGTATTGGTTTGGTGTTAGTTGACAGCAAATCTGGATGTGGGCCAAGGTTAGTAAGTGAGGTTGATGCTGGGATCCATCATCACAGGTGTGAAAGCAGGGACAAATATGATAAAGGATCAAGGGCTAGCATTAAAAATGGTTCTGAAATAAGAATGGGTCCCCAGGTGAAAACAAGACCAGGAGGACGGGATTTTGAAGGAAAAGTGCAATCTGGGGTAGCAATAGAAAATATGGGTCTATCTGTAAAGGAGGGACACAGGGGAGCAACAACTGGAGAAAAAAATGGAAGGGTTTTGGCAAAATCAGAATATAGTGCTGAGGCTACACCTTCAATTCTAAGTGATACCGAGAACAGGGATGGGCCAAGAAATGAACCTGAGATTGGAGCTGAATCTGATCAAGAAATAAAGCCAGAGTTTCAGGCAGGCAATCAGGCTAAAGTTAGTTCAAAACAGGTGGAGAATGTGATTGTAAAAGAAGCTGGAATTGGTCCTAAAGTTAACAATGAAGTTTATTCAGCTGAGTACAGAGTAGATGCCAAACTTAACAAAGAAGTTAAGATGACAGCTGAGCCTGACACAGTGCAAGAGGCAGTGGTTTTAGATGAGATCGGGTCCAATAATGTTGAGTCTGCAATTGTCAGTGAAGTTCTGGACAGCACTGAGACTACAGATAAAGCTGTTACTGGACATAAGAATGAAACTGCCCCAACCTATCAGTCTGATAAAAAGCCCTTGGACATTGATAAAAGTGAAACTAGCCATAAAAAGAAAGGCTCCAGGTCGCAGAAGTCCAAATCTTCCAAGTCTAGTTCCAGGACACGACCTGGCACAGCCACAGGGCTGCGACCAGGCATGGTCAGCCCACACATAAGCAGAGGGCTTGGAGACCTTGAGTCACCAGCCCCCTCTGACGGCATCGAATCCACTTGGCCTCGCCGTATCATTGTTAGAAAGAGGACTGTAAGGCAAGGTGGGGCACTCCACAACCTCCCTATTCTCCCCCCACTCCCTTCTGTCCTCTCAGCTTTAGAGAAAAGAAGACCACAAGCCCTTCTGCAACTGCGTTCAGAGAACCTTCCAACAAGCATAATAAATTTTGTGGGGCGATGCTCACTTAAAGAACCGTCCAATTTAGAATCAGCACAGGTGGCCAGTTTGGTGGGCAGGGCCTCCTTGAAGGAGCAGAACTTAGAGCACTGGAGGGTCTGCAGAGAGTTGGATGAGCACAGGACATTGGGAAGCAAGGAGAAAGATGCAGAGATAAGTAAGAAGATGAAAAGGGAGGAGAGGACTGCTAcggaagaggaggggagagacgagagagacaAAAGGACCAAAGTGGGTGAGGAGAAAGAGAATGTTACTGTCTTTGAGGGACTTGTAGAGGAAACCAAGCAAGAAATGAGACTGGATGAACATGAAGTCCAAGCTAATGCAAACAAATCTACAAAAGTGGAGAATGATGCTGAAACAATGTCTGACAAGTTGGTGGGTATAAAAGATGGGATAAAAGAGCGACATGGACAAGAGCTGGAGGTGGTTAAATTACAAAAGGAAGAAAGTGaagtggagggaggagagacactAGGAGATCAACGGGGCCCAGAGAGTTGGGATGCTGTCCTTGACATGGTTAACACATTGTGGGATGATGGCTGGGAGAAAGGGGGCAAAGGAGGAGAAGGTGATACAGATTCCTTCTCTGGCTCTCTGCAGCGTTGGCCTCTTCTTCGGCCACCAGTTGGCTTTGGAGGATCACACCCGCCCTCCTCAGCTGCCTCAGAGCTCAGCCTTACAGAATTAGAAAGGAGAGCAAGGGAGCTGGACTCTGACCTGGAGCACTTAGACCTATCTCAGCCCCAGAGAGACAAACGTGATTTAAACAACACACTGCTGGAGCCACAGAGGCAGCGAGCTGACATGTATCAAACACACCCTGGGCCTCAGAGAGAGAAGGTTGCATTATTGACAG GAGTGGGGAGTCGATCTCAGGTCACTCTGGAGCTCACTTCTATGGCTTCACCAgcctcagacacagacagacctgTTGACTGGACAAGCCAAGGCACTGGGACGTCCACTGCTGGCACAAG CTCGACTAAGGAGGACAGCTCTCCAGACTCCAATATAACACTGGAGTCCGACTCCAGTGGTGTCTTTCTCTCCTTATCCAATCAGAGTCAGGAGGACGGAGGCTCCGACAGCGACCAGCCAGTCAGTGGCTCGGACTTAGGCAGCAGCACGTCACTGGAGAAAGACGCAGAAGATGGAGGCTTAAAGGAATGGGGAAGGGAGGAGAGTGCAGAGCTACAGTGGTGCTACCCGTCACTCCTCGAGACGTCACATGACGACTCGGGATTTAGTAAAACAGAGCCAACACAGTGTGGAGAGGGCGATGAACAGAGCatgagagaaagtgagagacaaAGTAAAGAAATACCACCCAGGAAAAAAGTGACCCTAAGGGGGATTGAGTCCCCTCTTGCTCTGTCTCCCTCCAAACAAGCAGTCCGACACTTTTTAGATCCTAATCAGAAACCAATCAGAAGCTCTGGACTGGACTGTGGTGACATAGATCCCTTTGTCCAATCGGACAGCTTTGTTTACCTCGCTGTTTCTGCAAGACGCGCCTCCCAAGGTGAAGTCACCGCCTTGACAGAAGTTACCACCCTTGATACAAAACAAGATTTGATACAAACAAGACTTGACAATATGATGCCACATTTCGGCAGCATGACAACACACTTAGACTGGTCAAATCCTGAACAGGCTGCCAAGCTGACTCACCTTGGCCCACAAAAGCCAGAGGAAGGTGATTTTCTGTGCACGGACAGCTTTGTCTATCTGGCTGCTCCAGCCTGTCTCCTGCTGGGGCCTCCAGGATCCACAGCTTACAGTGGCAG ggatTCGGACTCAGAAAGTTCAGGTTCTGGCCCTGTTGATGTATCGGTGCTGGGTTGTGATTCAGTGGCAGGAGACAGTGACTGGGACTCTGACCTGTCTGACTCAGATCCCAGTCGCTCCTCCAGAAACTGCGCTGCTGGAAACAAATCTGCCGGAGTGTCACGACCCAAGCGGCTGCCGAATGAACCCGACTGGGACTTGTTCGGAGAAGCGACTGAGCCTGAAGTGCTGACTGAGCTCTTCACAGAGCAGGACAGAAACAACAATGGCAAAGCAAGAACAGTTACCGGGGTAACCACCTGCATGCAAGGGACTCCAGGCATCCCCATGGCAACTCAGCCTGTCACTCCGCCAGTGAATCCCTCAACAACAATAGAGCAGTCGTCCACGACGAAGAAAGTGACGTGGCAGTTCAAACCCACCCAGAGGTCCGTCTGCACAGGAAGcaggaaggagaaagagaaggatgtgacatcatcaacgtCATTTGTAAGGTTTACGGAAATGGACGGAGGTGAGACGCATAGACCTCCcccttcatcttcatcgtcatcgtcatcttcACCGTCATCGTCGTCCTCAGGTTGA